A single window of Arvicanthis niloticus isolate mArvNil1 chromosome X, mArvNil1.pat.X, whole genome shotgun sequence DNA harbors:
- the LOC117694538 gene encoding nuclear RNA export factor 2-like produces MWSSPGENPRGRSSMMFLKKTNSETQKHRYGLPYKRSETYYHSEYKMNHHHGFQGKKRGVNYIWNKFDRKNNRFDHHGAPYDMGLKRRRERFSYEDQYFLNVCDDRKTEEGKTDLDAVNGTGERWYKVTIPSGRKYEKTWLMNSIQNLCSVPFIPVDFHYDKNRARFFVQNAKTASALKEVNYKISDETSTKISIFVSPSVVPYSVQNKFTSEQMAHLKKSMMKRYDASQKALDLEKFRFDQDLMDKDIDMMLNRRSCMVATLQIIESNIPELLSLNLKNNKLYQLDGLCDMTEKAPQVKILNLSQNKLKSISELDKLKELKLEELWLEGNPFCNCFSDHAEYISAIQDLFPKLLRLDGRELIVPTRMDIETPQPCKETCNESELIKNLVLRFLKEYYLFYDNGDRLRLLDAYHDQACFSLSVPSNVSDPDLNDLEEYFKYNRDIKKQQDSQKRMQLLKHTKHDIVNYLSLLPKTQHDLCSFWVDLCLHTEMMLCFSVNGLFKEVEGKCQGRIRAFTRIFITVPCSDSRICIMNDQLIVRNASPKEVQKAFTSLLAPDTSFKPLLSEEQQEMVKSFSVQSGMKLDWSQKCLEDNEWDYTKAGEAFTALQNEGKIPKEFFK; encoded by the exons ATGTGGTCCTCTCCAGGAGAGAATCCGAGAGGCAG GTCTTCCATGATGTTTCTGAAGAAGACTAATTCTGAGACACAGAAACATCGATATGGTCTACCATACAAGAGATCTGAGACATACTATCATTCAG AATACAAAATGAATCATCACCATGGTTttcaaggaaaaaagagaggTGTGAATTATATCTGGAATAAATTTGACAGGAAGAACAATCGTTTTGATCATCATGG tGCTCCATATGACATGGGGctgaaaaggaggagagaaagattcAGTTATGAGGATCAATATTTTCTTAATGTGTGTGATGATAGAAAAACTGAGGAGGGCAAAACAGATCTGGATGCTGTAAATGGAACCGGGGAGAGATGGTACAAGGTCACA ATTCCAAGTGGAAGAAAGTATGAGAAGACATGGCTAATGAATTCGATCCAGAACCTCTGTAGTGTGCCTTTCATCCCTGTTGAT TTCCACTATGACAAAAATCGGGCCCGGTTCTTTGTTCAGAATGCCAAGACTGCCTCTGCATTGAAGGAAGTCAACTACAAGATTAGTGATGAAACAAGCACAAAA ATATCTATCTTTGTCAGTCCTTCTGTTGTACCCTATTCTGTGCAAAACAAGTTTACATCAGAACAAATGGCACATCTAAAG AAATCTATGATGAAACGGTATGATGCCTCCCAAAAAGCTCTGGACCTTGAGAAGTTCCGATTTGACCAGG ACTTAATGGACAAGGATATTGACATGATGTTGAATCGAAGAAGCTGCATGGTTGCCACACTACAGATCATTGAAAGCAATATCCCTGAA CTGTTGTCCTTgaacttgaaaaacaacaaattgTACCAGCTGGATGGACTGTGTGACATGACGGAGAAGGCCCCTCAAGTTAAGATTCTGAACCTCTCCCAAAATAAA CTGAAGTCTATCTCGGAGTTGGACAAGTTGAAAGAACTGAAGCTGGAAGAGCTGTGGCTAGAAGGAAACCCCTTCTGTAACTGCTTCTCAGATCATGCTGAGTATATAAG tgctATACAGGACCTATTTCCCAAGTTGTTGCGTCTG gACGGCAGGGAGCTAATAGTACCAACAAGAATGGATATCGAGACCCCCCAACCATGCAAG GAAACCTGTAATGAATCTGAACTCATCAAAAATCTAGTTCTACGATTTCTGAAAGA ATACTACTTGTTTTATGACAATGGAGACCGACTTCGTCTCCTCGATGCTTACCATGACCAGGcctgcttctctctgtctgttcCTTCCAATGTTAGTGATCCAGACCT CAACGACTTGGAAGAGTATTTCAAATATAACAGAGATATAAAGAAGCAGCAAGACTCAC AGAAGCGAATGCAGTTGCTGAAGCACACAAAACATGATATTGTGAACTATCTTAGCTTGTTACCCAAAACTCAGCATGATCTTTGCTCTTTCTGGGTGGACTTGTGTCTCCACACG GAAATGATGCTCTGTTTTTCTGTGAATGGACTGTTCAAGGAAG TGGAAGGAAAATGTCAAGGCCGCATCCGTGCCTTCACGAGGATCTTCATTACTGTCCCTTGCAGCGATTCAAG aatttgcATCATGAATGATCAGTTGATTGTGAGAAATGCCAGTCCCAAAGAGGTACAAAAGGCCTTCACTTCGTTGCTTGCACCAGACACTTCATTCAAGCCTTTACTCTCTGAAGAGCAGCAGGAAATGGTGAAGTCTTTCTCTGTGCAATCTGGAATGAAACTTGATTGGTCTCAGAA